One segment of Roseovarius sp. EL26 DNA contains the following:
- a CDS encoding TetR/AcrR family transcriptional regulator, with protein MAGRPSNQKERYHQVMEAMVHCVARYGLDGATLDRIAKQAELSRPLIRHHLGNKEDMLEKLKSFVLGTFTELAHAMFDSLPDTHKSQTLIDILFVADESASADLVMAFAALTARAAEDSALQHECRDWITDFEDKIHVVLAMDHASADLQTLRIVATGITAIFFNVSSLNPLNLPDSWRLTSKQAAQTLLNSIGEK; from the coding sequence ATGGCTGGGCGCCCATCCAATCAGAAAGAACGATATCATCAAGTGATGGAGGCCATGGTGCATTGCGTTGCACGCTATGGTTTGGACGGGGCCACGCTGGACCGCATCGCCAAGCAGGCAGAGCTGTCGCGCCCTCTGATCCGGCATCATCTCGGCAACAAAGAGGACATGCTGGAAAAGCTGAAATCCTTTGTGCTCGGCACCTTCACCGAACTGGCCCATGCGATGTTCGACAGCCTGCCTGACACCCACAAATCGCAAACCCTGATCGACATACTATTCGTCGCCGACGAAAGCGCCTCAGCCGATTTGGTGATGGCTTTTGCCGCCCTGACCGCACGCGCAGCAGAGGACAGCGCCCTGCAACATGAATGTCGTGATTGGATCACCGATTTCGAGGACAAGATCCACGTGGTTCTTGCCATGGACCACGCAAGTGCCGATCTGCAGACCCTTCGCATCGTCGCCACCGGTATTACTGCGATCTTCTTCAACGTCTCATCGCTCAACCCGCTTAACCTTCCAGACAGTTGGCGCCTGACATCCAAACAAGCCGCGCAGACCTTGCTGAACTCAATCGGAGAGAAATAA
- a CDS encoding S8 family serine peptidase, whose product MTKTKTKTKTKTKTKTKTKTKTKTKTKSSLPDMSVWSVVDDRYRHQLYQSLDQIIKTLDKSGVPAAPDYLGSNLRAELDDILLKQGSSERALRQSEIDAEVDDIISPFLAIFQNSAGTPASVVRLLSLLQTAGLGLAAHYKNKFDRPRPHLMDHAIDPTVTVPNHAAYPSGHATQSALLAHGMAEIFGYDPGIMAESFDVAYRIRENREWAGVHYASDGVAGAAIARAAFTQLRDIFDELFVEAINDVQSYDGGSPDYLGNGPVLDRLPTPKPNIKLEQWSLERMGISAQHGNIDKGGNGVTVGLVDAPIDITHPTFTRHGGHAISATLANTTDPDKWKNSESVINVDYPVSSDCRMAFSSKGGGHGTAMGGLIVGTHSDYCPLWGAAPEARLIPIRVSTKLADSHTNRMAVAEAILKTVFGFKEPADVLLIGPPFVRPESGQYPDELANDTDLDSYAAVCDPLALAIFVSSFKIPVVIPSGNDGTNVISYPGAPSDFAAVRKILASKDGRLAVEKLLDQFDMKVTLPSAKAAATAEASVDPFIGTGIIVVGSAKLSDLTNKNSELVPAEYSQYGRGLCALCPSDRDEDFISSKPEESNEQADKKPQYNYVPAPDILGHGGYAEGAGKLYSHQATEYGFGGTSAASAQATGVVARFVETQRSNKLPVDGPAVRSAIVSGLGSSHSDKTGYGILTLNVISAKSGGS is encoded by the coding sequence ATGACCAAGACCAAGACCAAGACCAAGACAAAAACGAAGACAAAAACAAAAACGAAGACAAAAACGAAGACAAAAACAAAATCGTCTTTGCCTGATATGTCTGTTTGGTCTGTGGTAGATGATCGCTATCGGCATCAACTTTATCAAAGCCTGGATCAAATCATCAAGACATTGGATAAATCAGGAGTGCCAGCTGCACCTGACTACTTGGGCTCGAACTTACGAGCTGAGCTAGACGATATACTCCTAAAACAAGGGTCCTCGGAACGCGCACTGCGACAAAGCGAAATTGACGCAGAAGTAGATGACATCATCTCTCCGTTCTTGGCTATATTTCAAAATTCGGCAGGGACACCTGCAAGCGTTGTTCGATTGCTTTCACTGTTGCAGACTGCTGGTTTGGGCCTTGCCGCCCATTACAAAAACAAATTCGATCGCCCAAGACCTCACCTGATGGATCATGCTATCGATCCAACTGTAACGGTACCCAATCACGCGGCTTACCCCAGTGGGCACGCCACGCAATCTGCGCTGCTAGCTCATGGAATGGCGGAAATTTTTGGCTACGATCCTGGCATCATGGCCGAGTCGTTTGATGTCGCATATCGCATCCGGGAAAACCGTGAATGGGCGGGGGTTCATTATGCCTCGGACGGGGTGGCAGGGGCAGCAATCGCCAGAGCCGCATTCACCCAATTGCGCGATATCTTTGACGAGCTTTTTGTCGAAGCCATCAATGACGTACAATCCTACGATGGTGGCAGCCCCGATTATCTGGGCAATGGCCCGGTATTAGACCGGCTGCCCACGCCAAAGCCCAACATAAAGCTTGAACAATGGTCTCTTGAACGTATGGGGATCAGTGCGCAACACGGCAATATTGATAAAGGCGGGAATGGCGTCACTGTTGGCCTTGTTGATGCACCAATTGACATCACCCATCCGACATTTACCCGCCACGGCGGACATGCCATCAGTGCCACGCTTGCCAACACCACTGATCCTGACAAGTGGAAAAATTCAGAATCTGTAATCAATGTGGATTACCCAGTCTCAAGCGACTGTCGTATGGCCTTTAGTTCCAAAGGTGGCGGTCATGGTACTGCGATGGGTGGGTTAATTGTAGGTACGCACAGCGATTACTGCCCGCTTTGGGGCGCAGCGCCTGAGGCGCGGCTGATCCCAATCCGGGTGTCAACCAAACTTGCCGATAGTCACACAAACCGGATGGCTGTTGCGGAGGCCATATTAAAAACGGTATTTGGTTTCAAGGAGCCTGCAGATGTACTCTTGATCGGGCCTCCTTTTGTTCGCCCGGAATCAGGCCAGTATCCTGATGAATTAGCCAACGATACTGATCTGGATTCGTATGCCGCAGTCTGCGATCCTTTGGCATTGGCCATTTTCGTTTCCAGCTTCAAAATTCCCGTTGTGATCCCATCCGGCAACGATGGGACAAATGTGATCTCTTATCCCGGGGCTCCGTCCGACTTTGCTGCAGTCCGTAAAATACTTGCCAGCAAAGACGGTAGATTGGCCGTTGAAAAGCTGCTTGATCAGTTCGATATGAAGGTAACCTTGCCATCTGCAAAAGCTGCTGCGACTGCAGAAGCGAGTGTAGACCCATTTATAGGAACCGGCATCATTGTCGTCGGATCTGCCAAGCTTTCTGACCTCACGAACAAGAACTCCGAACTCGTACCGGCTGAATATAGTCAATATGGAAGAGGTCTTTGTGCACTTTGTCCAAGTGACCGTGATGAGGATTTCATATCCTCAAAACCCGAAGAATCTAACGAGCAAGCCGATAAAAAACCACAATACAACTATGTCCCAGCCCCGGATATTCTGGGGCATGGTGGCTATGCGGAAGGCGCCGGCAAGCTATACTCTCATCAAGCAACTGAATATGGCTTTGGGGGCACGTCGGCCGCCAGCGCCCAAGCTACCGGTGTGGTCGCACGGTTCGTTGAAACTCAACGTTCGAACAAGTTGCCCGTGGATGGCCCAGCGGTCCGCTCAGCAATCGTTTCGGGACTGGGGTCATCGCATTCAGATAAAACAGGATATGGAATACTGACTTTAAACGTGATTTCGGCAAAAAGTGGCGGTTCGTAG
- a CDS encoding Hint domain-containing protein — MVTINGTSGSDAISNTDIGIFNVQYVDVNGLTTNLESVLLDTYFNLADGSIDVATGQTTPEGATIAVNPFGDADTNSIDPNALNSQIGFGDTFGHAYRFETKLHVEGGTYTFDMDFYNSAAIYVDGVLLGGTQSFGNATFNGSVTLTEGAHDVVIIYAKDTTATPDNLNVNISGAEFGATPTPLETTGAVGPLVDDDVITGGAGNDVIDASFGDDSVNGDLGDDTLTGGGGNDTLTGGPGADVLTGGTGNDTFVHNAGDGGTVITDFGAGSTNANDGDNTNNDFINLSAFYTNQAEFKADLADDGILNQSDGSDYSDNTALGGSITGLAGLSGASSPSILEQTGIACFARGTLIQTMEGEVAVENLKTGDQVLTLDNGYQPLGLALSRMVTSVELRQNPKFRPVRIKAGAFGEELPRQDLLVSRQHRMLVRSSISQRMFDEAEVLVSAIKLSEFENIHIDEAIQFVEYFHLVFESHQILFANGLQSESFYLGSNAMNALEQDAIEEILSLFPQVMSDMKSQKFARYTPSGKHQKQLVYRMNKNDKFPLESTHCISGHVATH, encoded by the coding sequence GTGGTAACGATTAATGGTACTAGTGGGTCCGACGCGATCAGCAACACAGACATTGGGATATTCAATGTTCAATACGTTGATGTTAACGGCCTCACGACGAATCTAGAATCCGTTCTTCTCGATACATACTTTAACTTGGCCGACGGATCGATTGATGTTGCAACAGGGCAAACTACCCCTGAAGGGGCGACAATCGCGGTCAATCCATTTGGTGACGCTGACACAAATTCCATCGACCCCAATGCACTGAATAGTCAAATCGGCTTTGGTGATACTTTTGGCCATGCATACCGGTTTGAAACTAAGCTTCATGTTGAGGGTGGAACGTATACCTTTGATATGGATTTCTACAATTCTGCGGCAATTTATGTTGACGGGGTTTTACTTGGCGGCACTCAATCCTTCGGAAACGCAACCTTTAATGGGTCTGTTACGCTAACCGAAGGCGCTCATGATGTTGTCATCATCTATGCAAAGGACACCACTGCTACCCCAGATAATTTAAATGTTAACATCAGTGGTGCAGAGTTTGGCGCGACGCCAACGCCGCTTGAAACGACAGGTGCTGTCGGGCCTTTGGTCGATGATGATGTTATTACGGGTGGGGCCGGAAACGACGTCATCGACGCCTCTTTTGGTGACGATAGCGTCAACGGCGATCTTGGAGATGACACACTCACCGGCGGTGGTGGCAACGATACGCTGACTGGTGGGCCCGGAGCCGATGTGCTAACTGGCGGGACTGGTAATGATACCTTTGTACACAACGCTGGCGATGGTGGCACAGTCATCACAGATTTTGGCGCGGGGTCAACGAATGCCAATGACGGCGATAATACCAACAATGATTTTATTAACCTGTCTGCTTTTTACACGAACCAAGCTGAATTTAAGGCCGATCTGGCAGATGACGGTATCCTTAATCAGTCAGATGGTAGCGACTATTCTGATAATACAGCTCTGGGGGGCTCGATCACAGGTCTTGCGGGGCTAAGCGGGGCTTCTTCGCCGTCCATCCTAGAACAAACGGGAATTGCGTGCTTTGCGCGCGGAACATTGATTCAGACAATGGAGGGTGAGGTCGCAGTTGAAAATCTGAAAACAGGTGACCAAGTCCTAACACTAGATAATGGGTATCAACCGCTTGGCCTAGCACTCAGTCGCATGGTTACTAGTGTGGAATTGCGCCAGAATCCTAAGTTCAGGCCTGTTAGGATCAAGGCAGGCGCGTTTGGGGAGGAGCTCCCTCGGCAGGATTTACTTGTTTCACGCCAGCATAGAATGTTGGTGCGCTCTAGCATATCACAACGAATGTTTGACGAAGCTGAAGTTTTGGTTTCCGCTATCAAATTATCAGAGTTCGAAAATATCCATATCGATGAGGCGATTCAATTTGTTGAATATTTTCATCTAGTTTTTGAATCTCATCAAATCCTCTTTGCAAATGGTTTACAGTCTGAGAGTTTCTATCTTGGTTCTAACGCTATGAACGCTTTGGAGCAGGATGCCATCGAAGAGATTCTGAGCTTATTTCCACAAGTGATGTCTGATATGAAAAGTCAAAAGTTTGCTCGTTATACACCCAGTGGAAAACATCAAAAGCAGCTGGTGTACCGAATGAACAAAAACGACAAATTTCCGTTGGAGAGTACACATTGCATCAGTGGTCATGTAGCGACGCACTAA
- a CDS encoding NnrT protein → MTQTGWGVGKITAVLYPFGAGAMALNVYFASLILSWLGVPVITPLNAILVSLPLGIPATWLFARHIRGLMNKSQTEQ, encoded by the coding sequence ATGACGCAAACTGGCTGGGGTGTAGGTAAGATCACTGCTGTGCTTTACCCGTTTGGGGCAGGCGCAATGGCACTCAATGTCTATTTTGCCTCTCTCATTTTGTCATGGCTCGGTGTGCCTGTTATCACGCCACTCAATGCGATTTTGGTGTCCTTGCCACTTGGCATACCGGCAACATGGTTGTTTGCACGCCATATCAGGGGATTGATGAACAAATCGCAGACCGAGCAATAA
- a CDS encoding protein NnrT has translation MRYIALVAFLLTPLLAHAEAYERPIPQAQSATAELWFLIASFALIVALWGVQKLVSRR, from the coding sequence ATGCGTTACATAGCCTTAGTAGCATTTCTGCTCACTCCACTTCTTGCACATGCCGAAGCTTATGAGCGTCCTATTCCTCAAGCCCAGTCAGCAACCGCCGAGCTCTGGTTTCTGATCGCATCATTCGCCCTGATTGTTGCCTTGTGGGGCGTTCAAAAACTGGTGTCGCGCCGATGA